Proteins from a single region of Aureibacter tunicatorum:
- a CDS encoding pyridoxal phosphate-dependent decarboxylase family protein, whose amino-acid sequence MLTNQKPKTIRDIPTSSHLFSDSSADMYEEGIGKGIAYIKDFLAKDNFFSGKDVEELAQFNLHSQLDSDQVELDQALVEIKKRYLDHAISFHHPTYVAHLNCPVLIPSLVGEMLASAVNTAIETWDQSTNATFIEQEILDWICSELDLGENADGIFTSGGSQSNMMGVLMARDHYAFKHYGINLKEDGWFEEVSRFKIFCSEKAHFSIKKNSGILGLGFNAVIPVKVDEHMRMCPVALEQAIAEEKAKGNIPIAIVATMGTTDYGSFDPLNQIVNIAKASDMWVHMDGAYGGCFAMTETHKHYFESIDMIDSATIDFHKTFYQPLCSSVFLLKNKDLFKYVSYYADYLNPEDGRDEHRPDLIEKSLQTTRRFDALKMWFSLRVTGKKRIVSYLEQVHETIVEVASRMRGDAELELAHEPALSTIVFRFNPTGLDDEYLNQINLHVKKTLFDSGRASVASTKLNGNLYLKFTLLNPNTGVEALLHIVEMIKQEAAEYAMAEV is encoded by the coding sequence ATGTTAACAAATCAAAAACCCAAAACAATCAGAGATATTCCCACAAGCAGTCATTTATTTTCAGATTCGTCTGCTGATATGTATGAAGAGGGGATTGGAAAAGGAATTGCTTATATCAAAGATTTTTTGGCTAAAGACAATTTCTTTAGCGGCAAGGATGTAGAAGAGTTGGCTCAGTTTAATCTGCATAGTCAGTTAGATAGCGATCAAGTGGAACTTGATCAGGCTCTTGTGGAGATAAAGAAAAGGTATTTGGACCATGCCATATCATTTCATCATCCAACATATGTCGCTCATTTGAATTGTCCAGTCTTAATTCCTTCTTTGGTAGGCGAAATGTTAGCTAGCGCGGTGAATACCGCAATAGAAACATGGGATCAAAGCACAAACGCAACATTTATCGAGCAAGAAATTCTAGATTGGATTTGCTCAGAGCTAGACTTAGGAGAGAATGCTGATGGTATCTTTACAAGCGGGGGCTCTCAGTCCAATATGATGGGTGTGTTGATGGCTCGTGATCATTACGCTTTTAAGCATTATGGAATAAATTTGAAGGAAGATGGATGGTTCGAGGAAGTGAGCCGTTTTAAAATCTTTTGTTCTGAAAAAGCGCATTTCAGTATTAAAAAGAACTCTGGAATATTAGGCCTGGGCTTCAACGCTGTTATACCCGTGAAAGTAGATGAGCATATGCGAATGTGTCCTGTTGCATTGGAGCAAGCAATTGCTGAAGAAAAAGCAAAAGGAAATATTCCTATAGCAATAGTAGCCACTATGGGAACGACAGACTATGGCAGTTTTGATCCGTTGAATCAAATTGTGAATATCGCCAAGGCATCAGATATGTGGGTGCATATGGATGGCGCTTACGGCGGTTGCTTTGCTATGACAGAGACGCATAAGCATTATTTTGAGAGCATTGATATGATAGATTCGGCTACAATAGATTTTCATAAGACATTCTATCAGCCGTTATGCTCAAGTGTGTTTTTGCTTAAGAATAAAGATTTGTTCAAATATGTTTCCTATTATGCTGATTACTTGAATCCTGAAGACGGACGAGATGAGCACAGGCCTGATTTGATTGAGAAATCATTGCAAACAACAAGAAGGTTCGACGCTTTGAAAATGTGGTTCAGCTTAAGGGTCACAGGCAAGAAGAGGATAGTCTCTTATCTTGAACAAGTGCATGAGACCATTGTCGAAGTGGCAAGTCGCATGAGAGGAGACGCCGAGCTGGAATTGGCGCATGAACCTGCATTGAGCACAATAGTATTTCGCTTTAACCCAACAGGTTTGGATGATGAATATCTGAATCAAATCAATTTACATGTCAAGAAAACGCTTTTTGACAGTGGAAGAGCTTCTGTTGCCAGCACTAAACTAAATGGCAATTTGTATTTGAAATTCACTTTGTTGAATCCAAATACTGGCGTGGAGGCATTGCTTCATATCGTTGAGATGATCAAGCAGGAAGCGGCCGAATACGCAATGGCTGAAGTATGA
- a CDS encoding lysine N(6)-hydroxylase/L-ornithine N(5)-oxygenase family protein — protein MNQDNILDFVAIGVGPFNLSLACLTEPVDGLDGVFLDRSESFDWHPGMMLESTTLQIPFMADLVTLADPTSKFSFLNYIKQKGRIYSFYIKESFLLMRKEYNQYCQWVIEQLSNVHFNTEVETIEYIEDEKLYVVISRNNATGAVTAYKTKKLVLGTGTGPYVPKSMNPISDNLIHSSQYLYHKEEIQEKKRISVVGSGQSAAEIFYDLLQEIDTKEYALSWVTRSPRYFPLEYSKLTLEMTSPEYVDYFYNLPSEKRDELIANQKHLYKGINQDLIAEIFDLLYIKRLSSDYEVNLRTNSEVVNSYVGDDRSLNLEVHQTEQDKYYLHKTDFVIAATGYGYRQPEFIESIASRIKWDEKNRYDVSRNYTIDINNSEIYVQNAELHTHGFVTPDLGMVCYRNSYIINELMGREVYPVESRIAFQQFEVSPEEEIVPQLEIQ, from the coding sequence ATGAATCAAGATAATATATTGGATTTTGTGGCCATTGGCGTTGGTCCTTTTAATTTGAGTTTGGCTTGTTTGACTGAGCCTGTGGATGGCTTGGATGGCGTCTTTCTGGACAGATCAGAGAGTTTTGATTGGCATCCGGGGATGATGCTGGAGAGCACTACTTTGCAGATTCCTTTTATGGCGGATCTGGTAACTTTGGCGGATCCTACGAGTAAGTTCAGCTTTTTGAATTATATTAAGCAAAAGGGGCGTATTTATTCCTTTTATATCAAAGAGAGTTTTCTTTTGATGAGAAAGGAATATAATCAGTATTGCCAATGGGTAATCGAGCAATTGTCTAATGTGCACTTCAATACAGAGGTGGAAACTATCGAATACATAGAGGATGAAAAGCTCTATGTGGTGATAAGCAGAAATAATGCGACTGGAGCTGTTACCGCTTATAAGACTAAGAAGCTAGTTTTGGGAACTGGTACAGGTCCTTATGTGCCAAAGTCGATGAATCCGATTAGCGATAATCTGATTCATTCTTCACAATACCTTTACCATAAAGAGGAAATTCAAGAAAAGAAGCGAATTTCTGTTGTGGGAAGCGGACAAAGTGCCGCGGAGATATTCTATGATTTGTTGCAAGAAATTGACACTAAGGAATATGCTTTAAGTTGGGTGACTCGTTCGCCGAGATATTTTCCTTTGGAATACAGCAAACTGACTTTGGAAATGACTTCGCCTGAATATGTTGATTATTTCTATAATCTTCCATCTGAGAAGAGAGATGAATTGATTGCTAATCAAAAGCATTTGTATAAAGGAATCAATCAAGATTTAATTGCTGAGATTTTTGATTTGCTGTATATCAAGAGACTTTCTTCTGATTATGAGGTGAATCTTCGAACGAATTCTGAAGTGGTCAATTCATATGTAGGAGACGACAGAAGCCTGAATTTGGAAGTTCATCAAACAGAGCAAGACAAATATTATTTGCACAAAACAGATTTTGTGATCGCTGCAACAGGATATGGTTATCGTCAGCCTGAATTTATAGAATCCATCGCTTCAAGAATCAAATGGGATGAGAAAAATCGCTATGATGTGTCAAGAAATTACACCATTGATATTAACAATAGCGAGATTTATGTTCAGAATGCGGAGTTGCATACGCATGGCTTTGTGACGCCGGACTTGGGAATGGTATGTTATCGCAATTCTTATATAATCAATGAGCTTATGGGCAGGGAAGTTTATCCTGTAGAAAGCAGAATCGCTTTCCAACAATTTGAGGTAAGCCCTGAAGAAGAAATCGTGCCTCAATTAGAAATTCAATAA
- a CDS encoding MFS transporter: protein MKLTYLLVVMTLIAVVSDYMLHPFYPQFFQSRFGVEDPKYVGYYFASICFMVMLAFPLWAYVSKKIAELNILIYTQLIAGILAIACYFSTSFASFWVLALIMVMFKASYLLVYPFILKTSDENDHGKLIGMLSVVVHMGGICGAVLGGMVVDFLRPEHIFLVMASGDFLQMGVSAWLLKRKYGQSISVGESNNKPSESKDSAFLPAYIWRLGLVMFVVYFSEFLSRPFFSMFWESISNFDSKLISGFVYAVPGFVALATLWYEKKFNVNEKAYVKFIPAVIFGVSGFALQAAGIEAAVIIGRLMLGWAVFKMDVGLDVMLFEQSTPESYSVDYSKVHFFQNLGVLISSFSVGLMVDHFGLSVPFQVSLIGFAITFALYYLLLRKYANSVKGQNDLTMESANEKLLANEN from the coding sequence ATGAAGTTGACTTATCTATTGGTAGTGATGACTTTGATAGCTGTGGTCAGCGATTATATGTTGCATCCGTTTTATCCGCAGTTTTTTCAAAGCAGATTTGGAGTGGAAGATCCGAAATATGTGGGATATTATTTCGCTTCAATCTGTTTCATGGTGATGTTGGCGTTTCCTTTATGGGCTTATGTTTCGAAAAAAATAGCTGAACTGAATATATTGATTTACACGCAGTTGATTGCTGGTATTTTGGCGATTGCGTGTTATTTCAGCACTTCGTTTGCATCATTCTGGGTACTGGCTTTGATTATGGTCATGTTCAAGGCCAGCTACCTGTTGGTGTATCCGTTTATCTTGAAAACTAGCGATGAAAACGACCATGGCAAGCTGATCGGTATGTTGTCAGTGGTCGTGCATATGGGAGGAATATGTGGGGCTGTTTTGGGCGGTATGGTGGTGGATTTCCTCCGCCCGGAACATATCTTTTTGGTGATGGCGTCGGGCGATTTTCTTCAAATGGGAGTAAGCGCTTGGCTTTTGAAACGTAAGTATGGTCAATCAATATCAGTAGGTGAGTCTAATAACAAGCCGTCGGAAAGTAAAGACAGCGCTTTCTTGCCGGCTTATATATGGAGATTAGGGCTTGTGATGTTTGTGGTGTATTTCAGTGAATTCCTGTCCAGGCCCTTTTTCTCCATGTTTTGGGAATCTATTTCGAATTTTGACAGTAAGTTGATATCGGGATTTGTGTATGCTGTTCCAGGGTTTGTAGCCTTGGCTACTTTGTGGTATGAGAAGAAGTTTAATGTCAATGAAAAGGCATATGTCAAATTTATACCTGCTGTTATTTTTGGTGTGTCTGGTTTTGCGCTTCAAGCAGCTGGTATTGAAGCCGCAGTTATTATTGGACGATTGATGTTGGGCTGGGCTGTTTTCAAGATGGATGTTGGTTTGGATGTAATGCTTTTTGAGCAAAGCACTCCTGAGTCATATTCTGTGGATTACAGCAAGGTGCATTTTTTCCAAAATCTAGGTGTATTAATTTCCTCCTTTTCAGTAGGGTTGATGGTGGATCATTTTGGTCTTTCGGTTCCGTTTCAGGTATCCTTGATCGGGTTCGCCATCACTTTTGCTTTATATTATCTTTTATTAAGAAAGTACGCCAACTCGGTCAAAGGTCAAAATGATTTGACGATGGAGTCGGCAAATGAAAAATTATTGGCCAATGAAAACTGA
- a CDS encoding GNAT family N-acetyltransferase, which translates to MKTDINSEKAILFERDYSSFGKVEVMEYNHEDHLDSLHDWVNRDYAFFWGLQNSSVENVREEYDRLLEPDHYYIFIGMYQEKMSFLMEQYNPKLDEVGLHYPVQNGDAGIHIILAPSNKKKIENFSWHMFQTILDFVFCDPEINRIVVEPDIRNKKMFAICQRVGFELDEIIELPHKTAQLAFLTREKHNQMKNTSIHKRSVLNAHDNTVSPQQSTAHISSEVWAKANRLLVRKELTEFSHERILNPQPIHQFDEAWSLYQVFADDEAIVYEFKARLLMMNQLLIDTDTIVKRVNGENQDLDAVLFIKEFRNQLGIDNNRLPVYLEEILSTLHGSVFKHTKGNPVAAELAQADFQTIEQAMMEGHPGFVANNGRIGFDSSDYISYAPEAGNSFSLLWLAGHKDNTVYSGLESLPYQKTIIQELGEEIIGKFNEAIENKGYNPDDYLFIPVHPWQWFNKLSNIFASEIAVGRLICLGYSPDQYMAQQSIRTLFNISNPEKFYTKTSLSILNMGFMRGLPLYYLGTAPKMAVWLEDLLYNDPYIQRNGYRMLSEVASVSYVNQYFEEFGPHNDYNKMIASLWRESPMANVEEGQTPMTMAALLHIDHEGNALLPELIKASDLSTDDWLRSYFKAYLSPMVHCFYKHDLVFMPHGENIILVMENHAPKYMFLKDITEEACILSPDVELPEHLKRMYAPVPDDVKLLSIFTDMFDGFFRYMALIMVEHMGYDEKRFWELVAENVSEYQEEFPELNQKFEKYDLFAEDFKLSCLNRLQLNDNKQMIDLDDPVALLQFAGRLENPLHIFKAQESI; encoded by the coding sequence ATGAAAACTGATATAAATAGCGAAAAGGCCATTCTTTTCGAAAGAGATTATAGCTCTTTTGGCAAGGTAGAGGTCATGGAGTATAATCATGAAGACCATTTGGATAGTCTTCATGACTGGGTGAATAGAGATTACGCGTTCTTTTGGGGATTGCAAAATTCTAGTGTTGAGAATGTCAGAGAAGAATATGATCGTTTATTGGAGCCTGATCATTATTATATATTTATCGGCATGTATCAGGAGAAAATGTCTTTTCTGATGGAACAGTATAATCCCAAGCTTGATGAGGTAGGCTTGCATTATCCAGTGCAGAATGGAGATGCAGGGATTCATATTATCCTTGCTCCTTCGAATAAGAAAAAAATTGAGAACTTCAGTTGGCATATGTTTCAAACGATTCTCGATTTTGTTTTTTGCGATCCTGAGATTAACAGAATCGTGGTCGAGCCTGATATTCGCAACAAGAAAATGTTTGCCATCTGCCAAAGAGTGGGGTTTGAGTTGGATGAAATAATCGAATTGCCTCATAAAACAGCCCAATTAGCCTTCTTGACAAGAGAAAAACACAATCAAATGAAAAATACAAGCATACATAAAAGAAGCGTTTTGAACGCGCATGACAACACTGTGTCTCCTCAGCAATCCACAGCTCATATTTCATCGGAAGTATGGGCGAAAGCGAATAGATTGTTGGTTCGCAAAGAATTGACAGAGTTTAGCCATGAAAGAATCCTGAATCCTCAGCCTATTCACCAATTTGATGAAGCATGGTCATTGTATCAAGTTTTCGCGGATGACGAGGCTATTGTATATGAGTTTAAGGCGAGACTCTTGATGATGAATCAATTGCTTATTGATACTGACACCATTGTGAAGAGAGTGAATGGCGAAAATCAAGATTTGGATGCTGTATTGTTCATTAAGGAATTCAGAAATCAATTAGGGATTGACAATAATAGGCTTCCGGTTTATTTGGAGGAAATATTAAGCACGCTTCATGGAAGTGTGTTTAAGCATACGAAAGGAAATCCTGTTGCCGCAGAATTGGCGCAAGCTGACTTTCAAACAATTGAGCAAGCGATGATGGAAGGCCACCCGGGTTTTGTCGCAAATAATGGTCGCATAGGGTTTGATAGTTCTGATTATATCTCATACGCTCCTGAAGCTGGGAATTCATTTTCACTTCTTTGGCTGGCAGGACATAAAGATAATACGGTTTACTCAGGCTTGGAAAGCTTGCCTTATCAGAAGACTATCATACAGGAACTGGGCGAGGAAATTATAGGCAAATTCAATGAGGCGATCGAAAACAAAGGCTACAATCCAGACGATTACTTATTCATACCGGTTCATCCATGGCAATGGTTCAACAAGCTTTCGAATATCTTCGCTTCGGAAATAGCTGTAGGGAGGCTAATATGTCTTGGTTATAGCCCTGATCAGTACATGGCTCAACAATCCATTCGAACGCTCTTTAATATATCAAACCCTGAAAAATTTTATACAAAGACATCTTTGTCGATACTCAATATGGGGTTCATGAGAGGCTTGCCATTGTATTATCTTGGTACCGCTCCTAAGATGGCCGTATGGCTGGAAGATTTGCTGTACAATGACCCTTATATTCAACGAAATGGATATAGAATGCTTAGCGAAGTTGCTTCAGTGAGCTATGTGAACCAATATTTTGAAGAATTCGGCCCGCATAATGATTATAACAAAATGATTGCGTCATTGTGGAGAGAAAGCCCGATGGCTAATGTGGAGGAAGGCCAAACGCCAATGACTATGGCGGCTTTACTGCATATTGATCATGAAGGGAACGCATTGCTTCCAGAGTTGATAAAAGCATCCGATTTAAGTACTGACGATTGGTTGAGGTCCTACTTTAAGGCATACTTGAGTCCAATGGTGCATTGTTTCTATAAGCATGACTTGGTATTCATGCCGCATGGGGAAAATATTATCTTGGTTATGGAAAATCATGCGCCAAAGTATATGTTCCTAAAAGATATTACAGAGGAAGCATGCATTTTAAGTCCGGATGTGGAGTTGCCTGAACACTTAAAGCGCATGTATGCGCCAGTTCCTGACGATGTTAAGTTATTGTCGATTTTCACGGATATGTTTGATGGTTTCTTTAGATATATGGCTTTGATTATGGTAGAGCATATGGGCTATGATGAGAAGAGGTTCTGGGAATTAGTAGCAGAGAATGTTAGCGAGTACCAAGAAGAGTTCCCGGAGTTAAATCAAAAGTTTGAAAAGTACGACCTTTTTGCTGAAGACTTTAAACTTTCGTGTCTGAATAGATTGCAGTTGAATGACAATAAGCAAATGATCGACTTGGATGATCCAGTCGCATTGCTTCAATTCGCAGGAAGGCTTGAAAACCCATTGCATATTTTCAAAGCTCAAGAATCCATTTAA
- a CDS encoding GNAT family N-acetyltransferase: MNTVEIKSNNTEILHSKQIDGIGILELRRMSIERDIQLLHQWVNMDYAVYWEMQGQTVEEVTKAYQEFLALSYYDVLIGTLNGRQMFLLERYKASNDTIAEYYDVREDDYGMHILLSPVKERIPKFSWHVFSFVVEFMFSDEKVNRIVVEPDVRNDKIHVLNKKAGFEYQKEIALPHKNAYLAFCTRESYNKAHSSKEDGNKATVNSEYVWTLVNRQHVSKMLGEFLHELLLEHTEVKEGKYCVKSDNGNANYYFDAKRKALDHWNIDTMSIVKQVEGRADEINAIQFVMEFKEQLGIPDEFLPTYLEEIIATLKGAAFKYEHQKFSSKDLVVGGFQEIEHAMTEGHPIFVANNGRIGFNAQDFEIYAPEANQIFELVWLAGHKSRAKFTAVENLTYKSVLDQELGDSQQQEFSSRLVNMGLNAKDYILIPVHPWQWENKIQSIFAPDIANKNLVYLGRGKEKYSPQQSIRTLFNASNPENYYVKTALSILNMGFMRGLSPYYMQSTPPITDWITQLFAEDEYLASKGFEMLGEVATVGYRNFNFEPMGRTHAYNKMLSALWRESPVDKVKEGQQLMTMAALLHKDNEGIAFVSEMIGVSGLMPKKWLREYLNAYLSPLLHCFYHHEIVFMPHGENIIMAFENGVPLKVFMKDITEEVIVFNKSIELPGHVDRLFLDTTDEMKLSYILNDVFDGFFRFLADILDQDGLIAEQEFWQEVADCIMDYQYDYPELEEKFQRYDFFQAEFPRCCLNRLQLKNTKQMLNLADPFGSLQWKGTLVNPVAKYKLTEVDK; this comes from the coding sequence ATGAATACTGTAGAAATAAAATCTAACAACACAGAGATACTACATTCCAAGCAAATAGACGGCATAGGCATTTTAGAGTTAAGAAGAATGAGTATCGAACGAGATATTCAATTGCTTCATCAATGGGTGAATATGGATTATGCCGTGTATTGGGAGATGCAGGGGCAGACGGTGGAGGAAGTGACAAAAGCGTACCAAGAATTTCTGGCTCTTTCTTATTACGATGTGTTGATCGGGACATTGAATGGGAGGCAGATGTTTTTGTTGGAGCGATATAAAGCCAGCAATGATACAATCGCTGAATATTATGATGTGCGAGAGGATGACTATGGCATGCATATCTTGCTTTCACCGGTTAAAGAACGAATTCCTAAGTTTTCATGGCATGTTTTTTCATTTGTTGTTGAATTTATGTTCAGTGATGAGAAAGTCAATCGCATAGTTGTGGAACCAGATGTGAGAAATGATAAGATACACGTTCTCAACAAGAAAGCGGGATTTGAATATCAGAAAGAAATCGCTTTGCCGCATAAAAATGCGTATCTGGCATTTTGCACAAGAGAAAGCTATAATAAAGCCCACAGTTCAAAAGAAGATGGAAATAAGGCTACAGTAAATTCGGAGTATGTTTGGACGCTGGTGAACAGGCAGCATGTGTCGAAAATGCTGGGAGAATTCCTTCACGAATTATTGTTGGAACACACTGAGGTCAAAGAAGGCAAGTATTGCGTTAAAAGCGATAATGGCAATGCAAATTATTATTTTGATGCTAAGCGCAAGGCGTTGGATCACTGGAACATTGATACAATGAGTATTGTCAAGCAAGTTGAAGGCAGGGCGGATGAAATCAATGCGATTCAATTTGTCATGGAATTCAAAGAGCAACTGGGTATTCCTGATGAGTTTTTGCCTACGTATTTAGAAGAAATTATAGCTACTTTGAAGGGAGCGGCTTTTAAATATGAGCATCAAAAATTTTCTTCCAAGGACTTGGTCGTTGGAGGTTTTCAAGAAATTGAGCATGCCATGACTGAAGGGCATCCAATTTTTGTCGCTAATAATGGAAGAATAGGTTTCAATGCACAGGACTTTGAGATTTATGCTCCGGAGGCCAATCAAATATTCGAGCTTGTATGGCTTGCCGGACATAAATCCAGAGCAAAGTTTACAGCGGTGGAAAACTTGACTTATAAGTCGGTTTTGGATCAGGAACTGGGTGATAGCCAGCAACAAGAATTCAGTTCAAGACTTGTCAATATGGGCTTGAATGCAAAAGACTATATATTGATTCCCGTGCATCCTTGGCAATGGGAAAATAAGATTCAATCTATATTTGCTCCGGATATAGCAAATAAAAATCTAGTTTACCTTGGAAGGGGAAAAGAAAAGTATTCTCCACAACAGTCTATTAGAACGCTTTTCAATGCTTCAAATCCTGAAAATTATTATGTGAAGACAGCATTGTCAATATTGAATATGGGATTTATGAGAGGGCTTTCGCCGTATTACATGCAAAGCACTCCGCCTATTACTGACTGGATCACGCAACTTTTCGCTGAGGATGAATACTTAGCTTCAAAGGGCTTTGAAATGTTGGGTGAGGTGGCGACTGTTGGCTATAGAAATTTCAATTTCGAGCCGATGGGAAGAACTCACGCATACAACAAAATGCTTTCAGCTTTATGGAGAGAAAGTCCTGTCGACAAAGTCAAAGAAGGGCAGCAATTAATGACGATGGCGGCTTTGTTGCATAAGGATAATGAAGGCATTGCTTTTGTAAGCGAGATGATTGGTGTCTCGGGCTTAATGCCAAAAAAGTGGCTTAGAGAATACCTTAATGCTTACCTAAGCCCTCTATTGCATTGCTTTTATCATCATGAAATTGTTTTCATGCCGCATGGTGAAAACATTATCATGGCTTTTGAAAATGGCGTGCCATTGAAAGTTTTTATGAAAGATATCACTGAGGAAGTGATCGTTTTCAACAAGAGCATCGAGCTCCCAGGGCATGTGGATAGATTGTTTTTGGATACCACTGATGAGATGAAGCTTTCTTATATACTCAATGATGTATTTGATGGCTTCTTCAGATTCTTGGCTGATATTTTGGATCAGGATGGACTGATAGCTGAGCAAGAATTTTGGCAGGAGGTAGCCGATTGCATAATGGATTATCAATATGATTACCCGGAGTTGGAAGAAAAGTTCCAACGTTATGATTTTTTCCAAGCTGAATTTCCTCGTTGCTGCTTGAATCGTTTGCAACTTAAAAACACGAAGCAAATGCTCAATTTGGCAGATCCATTCGGCAGCCTTCAATGGAAGGGAACATTGGTCAATCCAGTGGCAAAGTACAAACTGACAGAAGTAGACAAATAA
- a CDS encoding heparan-alpha-glucosaminide N-acetyltransferase domain-containing protein: MNQNRVITIDMARGLSVLFLAIIHTLWMYGSMETQHSWLGQIVHFVGKGTGMFLLTMGFSFTLSRNNSLKLSVKRAFYVLGLGYFMNFMKFVAPILGGFESSVFIEQYTSAYGWTLPLTASNLLFMLSTGDILQMAGVALLLMGLIHHFFRNQKFAPLIAAFVIIAVSPFVHGFRVGIVGLDYILDLLWGAEWNVYFAVFPWSAFILIGMFFGYWYQEKRDFEHVAKMMLYIGIVFFAFGGGLCMYDFDYHFKDFFHLGPGGVVYLAGFNLIMISLSRYLVKFITNDRLKDFIYYCSKRVTSFYIIQWSLICWGLGIIGYQQYDIPGTLGLMLFFVLLSFGCQYLWDIVVSLRKPKTNLRVAQ; the protein is encoded by the coding sequence ATGAATCAGAATAGAGTAATAACCATAGATATGGCAAGAGGCTTGAGCGTGCTCTTCTTAGCCATTATCCATACACTTTGGATGTATGGAAGCATGGAAACACAGCACTCTTGGCTAGGCCAAATAGTCCATTTTGTCGGCAAAGGGACGGGCATGTTTCTATTGACGATGGGCTTTTCTTTTACTTTGTCGAGAAACAATTCTTTGAAACTAAGTGTCAAAAGAGCTTTCTATGTTTTGGGACTTGGATATTTTATGAATTTCATGAAATTCGTCGCTCCGATTTTGGGTGGATTTGAATCATCGGTGTTTATAGAGCAATACACTTCAGCTTATGGCTGGACATTGCCTTTGACAGCTTCAAACTTGTTGTTTATGCTGTCCACAGGCGATATTCTCCAGATGGCTGGAGTGGCATTGTTGCTTATGGGCTTGATTCATCACTTTTTCAGAAATCAAAAGTTCGCGCCTTTGATTGCGGCATTTGTTATCATAGCAGTGAGTCCATTTGTTCATGGATTTAGAGTCGGCATAGTTGGCTTGGATTATATCCTTGATTTGCTATGGGGGGCTGAGTGGAATGTGTATTTCGCAGTGTTTCCATGGTCGGCTTTTATTTTAATTGGGATGTTCTTTGGCTATTGGTACCAGGAAAAAAGAGATTTTGAGCATGTTGCGAAGATGATGCTTTATATCGGTATAGTTTTTTTTGCATTTGGCGGTGGCCTTTGCATGTATGACTTCGATTATCATTTTAAGGATTTCTTTCATTTAGGTCCCGGCGGAGTAGTCTATTTGGCAGGATTTAATTTGATTATGATTTCTTTGTCGAGGTATTTGGTTAAGTTCATTACAAATGATAGACTAAAAGATTTCATATATTATTGCAGCAAGAGAGTCACTAGTTTCTATATCATTCAATGGTCTTTGATTTGTTGGGGATTGGGAATTATCGGGTATCAACAATATGATATTCCGGGTACATTAGGACTTATGTTATTTTTTGTCTTGTTGAGTTTTGGGTGCCAATATTTGTGGGACATAGTAGTTTCGTTGAGAAAGCCAAAAACTAATCTGAGAGTAGCTCAGTAA
- a CDS encoding sterol desaturase family protein — MGQALELLLDTLNNRLAIVMLCMVALEWLFLAVRKCIKSHKEGLVNLLSYVIESLLYIFLGPILLYGFMVWIYQYRIFTLGYEWYIWVIAFLLYDFMFYAVHYLGHKVRLFWCIHGVHHTAREMKLTVAVRGSFLGFFHTPLTIIFLPVLGFDPFMIYIVETFGKFYGLYEHVNENVVGKQPWLEKIFITPSVHRVHHARNYEYLDRNYGETFSIWDKLFGTFQTEIKEVQPVYGLMDDPINSENYFQIQFYLWKGLWKDIRNAPTVMDKVKYVFMPPGWNHIDGGKLAEDFREEALKELEKKTVEV, encoded by the coding sequence ATGGGACAAGCGTTGGAGTTGTTATTGGATACGCTAAATAATCGATTAGCGATAGTGATGTTGTGCATGGTTGCTTTGGAATGGTTGTTTCTTGCGGTAAGAAAATGTATAAAAAGCCATAAAGAAGGGTTGGTTAATTTATTGTCATATGTTATAGAGTCGTTACTGTATATATTTCTCGGGCCAATATTGCTATATGGTTTCATGGTATGGATATACCAATATCGTATTTTCACTTTGGGTTATGAATGGTATATATGGGTAATCGCTTTTTTACTATATGATTTTATGTTTTATGCGGTCCATTATTTGGGACATAAAGTAAGATTGTTTTGGTGCATACATGGAGTGCATCATACGGCAAGGGAAATGAAGCTGACCGTAGCGGTGAGAGGTTCGTTTTTAGGCTTTTTCCATACGCCGCTTACGATAATATTTCTTCCCGTATTGGGTTTTGATCCTTTTATGATTTATATCGTGGAGACTTTTGGTAAATTCTATGGATTGTATGAGCATGTGAATGAAAATGTGGTAGGCAAGCAGCCTTGGTTGGAAAAAATATTTATTACTCCTTCTGTTCATAGAGTGCATCATGCCAGGAATTACGAGTATTTGGACAGAAACTATGGGGAGACATTTTCAATTTGGGACAAACTATTCGGGACATTCCAAACCGAGATAAAAGAGGTGCAGCCGGTTTACGGCTTGATGGATGATCCCATTAATAGTGAGAATTATTTTCAAATTCAGTTTTATCTATGGAAAGGATTATGGAAAGATATCAGAAACGCGCCGACTGTGATGGATAAGGTTAAATACGTGTTTATGCCTCCAGGCTGGAATCATATTGATGGAGGCAAATTGGCTGAAGATTTTAGAGAGGAAGCACTCAAAGAATTGGAGAAAAAGACAGTTGAAGTTTAA